A genomic window from Chanodichthys erythropterus isolate Z2021 chromosome 1, ASM2448905v1, whole genome shotgun sequence includes:
- the si:ch211-255i20.3 gene encoding transmembrane emp24 domain-containing protein 11, translating to MNCFTPVNVRVTGLLLASFVILASAMYFDLGEQEEKCIIEEIPGDTLVTGVFLLEYWDGNKKGNTPHLGLTVTVRDPNHAVVLLKRFGRYGKFTFTSHASGQHFVCMQSNSTRFSVFAGDRLKVHLDVQMGEHTAIDPNAAKAKDTMKAMEYNLQHLIDQMRYISRQQNFQREREEKFRKISEETNGNVLWWAIIQTSILLSVGIWQMKNLKDFLIEKKLV from the exons ATGAATTGTTTCACTCCAGTGAATGTTAGGGTGACAGGCCTGCTGCTAGCCAGTTTTGTCATTTTGGCTTCAGCAATGTATTTTGATTTAGGGGAACAGGAGGAAAAGTGTATCATTGAGGAGATTCCAGGTGACACACTTGTGACAG GTGTCTTTCTGCTAGAGTATTGGGATGGAAATAAGAAGGGCAATACTCCACACCTTGGTTTGACAGTGACTGTGAGAGATCCTAACCATGCG GTGGTCTTGTTAAAACGCTTTGGGAGATATGGAAAATTCACCTTTACATCCCATGCTTCAGGTCAACATTTTGTGTGCATGCAATCCAACTCCACCAGGTTCTCTGTGTTTGCTGGTGATCGTCTG AAAGTCCATTTAGATGTCCAGATGGGTGAGCATACCGCCATTGATCCTAATGCTGCCAAGGCAAAGGACACTATGAAAGCAATGGAGTACAACCTGCAACATCTCATTGACCAGATGCGTTACATTAGCAGGCAGCAAAATTTCCAAAGG GAACGTGAGGAGAAGTTTCGCAAAATAAGCGAGGAAACAAATGGAAACGTTTTGTGGTGGGCCATTATTCAGACATCAATACTCCTCTCTGTTGGAATCTGGCAAATGAAAAACCTCAAAGACTTTCTCATTGAAAAGAAGTTGGTATAG